ggcaaaaatcgatcccactgccctccaaagtcagtCACACACGCTCTTAGCATGTCCTTCAAGAACTGAAcagtccgctccgactgcccgtcgttctgtggatgaaatgttgtactgagctctacccgggtcctAAACTCACTCTGTAATGCCCTacagaaatgcgaagtaaactgagggactttatctgatatgatggaaacatgcacaccatgcagccgaactatctcctgaatataaatctgggccaacctctatGAAGTATATCTGgtcacaactggaatgaagtgtgccgacttggtcagtctgtcgataataacccacactgcatcaaacttccgcaaggtccgcggcaacccaactacgaagtccatagtaatacgctcccacttccactcaggtatagtcatctgctggagtaggccacctggcctctagtgctcatacttaacctgctggcaatttagacacctcgcAACATActgaacaatgtccttcttcatccgccgccactgataatgctgcctcaggtcacgatacatcttcgtagcacctggatgaatagaataccgagaatcgTGTACCTCATCTAGAATTCTCTCCCTCAAgacatcgacattaggaacacataggtgaccctggagtcgcataacaccatcctcgccgatagtaacctccttggcaccaccctgtagtaccgtctctctgagaaccaacaagtgcggatcatcaaactgtcgagtcctgatctgctccaatagtgaagactgggcaacgacgcatgcaagaactcaactgggctctgaaatatccaacctcacaggtctgttagccaaggactgaatgtccaaatctAAGGGCCTCTCCTTTGCTGAAATGAAtaccaagctacccatactctctgcctttctgctcaaggcatccgcaactacattcaccttgcccggatgattaagaatggtgatatcataatccttcagtaactcaagtcACCTgtgttgcctcaaattgagatccctctgcttgaacaaatgctgcaagctatgatgatcagtgtaaacctcacaggacaccccataaagataatgcctccagatcttaagagcatgaacaatcgcggccaactccataTCATGTACAGGGCAATTCTTCTCAAGGggtttcagctgacgtgaagcatatgcaataactcgcacctcctgcatcaatacacaacacaAACAAACgcatgaagcatcgcaatacacagtatacatccccgaactagAGGGAAATACAAGAACCGAtgtcgtagtcaaagttgtcttgagcttctaaaagctcgcctcacaatcattggACCAACGGAAtagaacacccttctgggtcaatctagtcaaaggtgctacaatagatgagaatccctccacaaaccggtgataataacctgctaaccctaagaagctcctgatcttaGTCGTCGTAGTatgacgaggccaactctgaactgcctcaatcttcttgggatccaccttaataccctcgcctgatacaacatgccccaacaatgctacagaatctagccaaaactcacacttggagaatttagcatatagcttttgttcccgcaaggtatgaagcaccactctcaaatgctgctcgtgctcctccatgttgtgcgagtagatcaaaatgtcatcaataaagacaatgacgaacgaatTAATGTATGacctgaacaccctgttcattaaatccataaacgCCGCTGCGacgttagtcaaaccgaaggacatcactagaaactcatagtgacaatatctagtccggaaagcggtcttcggaatatccgaatcccgaatctttaactcatagtaccccgatctcaagtcgatcttagagaatgcCCTGGCACCTtataactggtcaaacaaatcgtTAATCTGCGGCAatgagtacttgttcttaatggtaactttgttccactggcggtaatcaatgcacatccgcatagtcccatcttttttcttcacaaatgaCACTGGTGCACCCAAGGCTATACACTTGGCCtaacgaacccctttgctagcaactcctcaagctgttccttcaactccttcaactctttcggagccatacagtgcggtgggatagatatagctgggtacctagagccaaatcaatgaagaagtcgatatcacgatctggtggtaTGCCTGgaaaatcagaaggaaacacatcggagaactcccgggaTACGGGTACTAAATCGATCACCGGAATCTCTGCGGTAGTGTCCCGAATATAatctagataagccaaataacccttctcgaccatgtgtcgagccttcataaaagagatgATCCTACTAGGTGTGCTGGCAGATGAACCCTttcactccaatctaggcaactctggtatCGCTAAGGtaacggtcttggcatggcaatcaaggatggcatgatatggagataaccagtccacgCCCAGGATGACCTTAAAGTCGGAcatatcaagaagtaaaagatccGCCCTAGTGTCATAACCACAGAATATAACAATGCAGGACCGAtagacccgatccacaataacagaatcgcccactggagtggacacataaacatgagtaccccaaggactcacgaggaacatccaggaaatgagcaaacagagatgacacatatgaataggtagaccctggatcaaataataccgaagcatccctactgcagatagaaataatacctataatcacggcatctgaggccactgcatctggtctgatcgggaaagcatagaatctagctagAGCGCCACCTGACTGGCATCCACCCGCCTTTCCTCCACCTCttggacggcccctacccacttGACCTCCGTCTCTGGGCGGCCGAACGCCTGGTGTAGctactggtgctgtaatcataggctgagAACCCTATTGCACaaccttgccccgaagcctggggcaaaacctccgcacaTGGCTAAAGTCCCCGCACTCGTGACAACCTCTCGATATGAAGGACTGCTGACCTAAAGTATGACCCTGATGACCTGAATACCCATTGGAGGaacctgaatagctggtgggcggtataAACTCtttggcatggcactgaaataaggtcgagCTGGAGCActccgaggaggcggtggtgctggatatgtgggtctgctaggctgacccctaccaaaatgacctctgcccctagacgGAGCACCACTGAACCCTCCCAAGAAAAGGCgtgtaaactgatcccaagttaAGGGAGatgaacctgctggtctgccaagaagatgagactgccaccatctacgagccctgccctccaactggaaagtagtaaaatccACCATGTGGgtctctaatatcctcatgttgtgcagtctgtccctgcatcgatcaatgaagtcctggggatcctcatgtcgctcacctccgaagacaggagggtgtagcctagtccatctgtccaatagcttctgcggatcGCCAGCCGcaactggtctgggctcaggcACAACTACTGCTACTGGCTGGGCTCCTCCCACAGGTAATGtgcccggggtctgatatacaatAGCTGCATGCCCAGGAGCTtaagcagtaggggtctgtgctccccctctgGCTGGGTCTACTGGAAACAAACCGGCCTGGGTTATATTATCCATGAACCGAAGCATatgacccatgacctcctggaagcccggtgctgacatgaaatctaccggggTTGGCTCTACTGCAGACAACTTGccatgctcctcaataatgggatcctctactggatccgctGGTGGCATGGCTGGGGTAACTCTGGGACGtactcgtcccctacctcgggctggtgccctcccctagcctctacctcgacctctagcaagaaggggagcagctcctcccgagTTTGGAACATCCGCcgtgcgcgttctcaccatctgtgagagaataagagaaagatacttagtataacatcaactgcacgataggagatgaagaaagagtagttttctaacaccttatagcctctcgaagataagtacggacgtctcggcatcgatctgcaagactctattaggcctgctcataacttgtgagacctacatgaacctagtactctgataccatattgtcacgacccaattcctcctataggtcgtgatggcacccaacgttaccgctaggcaagccaacaatgaactaACCATATGATTGTTTCTTTTAACATTTTTAGAAATAGCTAATTTTAATTTAGTGCATAAATAGGAAATAAaagtttaaataaaatgagagataAATAATTTTAAGAGCAAATGAGATAAGTAAATATCCAAAAATCATCATGTGTCTACTAGCATGATCTCCAAGAccaggtgtcacaagtgtacgagctactagtagaatatacaaaaatactacacttctgtatgaagtgaaatagacagaaagtaaaaacaaaaggaagaatttgagtgctgcagaacgggctcggaaggcagctcaccgctaAGTCTCGAAGAAATCAAGGATGCACGCCGGACTGatagccagatgcacctgcctcagatgctgcacgattagtgcagaagtgtagcgtgagtacataaataacatgtatccagtaagtatctagtctaacctcgaagaagtagtgacgaggggtcgacttcgacacttactatgtgCTAACAATAAATACCGAAATTATAATTAATCATGAATTATAGAAATATagctgaaaactcaataacaagaaataaataaacaattctttcactaatagtaaatcctaaattaatttccatcatttaacaaatttatctctcaagccaatgaaacaaCATCAATTACAATTGGGCTCCAAGAattattacgcacgaattatgccgaggttgtacgacccgatccaacatacaaatatataaactgtgcactaccgagggtcgaacggcacgaatcatagatgcatttattctattaccgaggcgttcagcccgctccacaagaataaaaaatactttataaacaaccgattcaaagattattaagaggctaatattcaaagaaaacacaaattctcattaacggtcaagtatcccgtccaaaactcaagtaaatgaaATTCGGCCTTtcacaattcctttatcaagctCCAATATGGTTTAGGCACTTAAATTacaagtagggtgcaaatatcgcaagtataacatgatttgggggtcctaaactacccggacataagcatgattagtagctacgtacggactctcgtcacctcgtgcgtacgtagcccccacaattagaagcacatattaattgaattcacctatggggttgattccctcttataaggttagaaaaaagacttacctcgtctcaaagcttactttccggtccataattatgctttaaatcctcaacGCGGTGCCAAATgactcaaaactagtcaaatgttatattaaataatcaatatatgtttaaaagttcatatcctaactattaaagtaatttcccaaccctaattgaagaaattactaaaatttaccccgagcccacgtgcccggattccgtaaatctttgaagaaagttgttacccataacctcatgaactcaaatatatatttttcactaaattccatatctattttcgtggttaaattctatttttatcaaaaacctaggtttttcatctaaacccatgatttttacaaatttacatattaaaatatacccatatatttattaaactcatattaggtagaaattacttaccttcaatagctaggttgaAATCCTCCTTTTTGAAGCTATAAAATCGCCCAAGTGTGCAATAAATGCactcaaaatagcctaagtcccgttTTAAAAGAACCACACTGCCTCCAGCGATTTCGCACTTGTGGTCGCTAGGCTACATCTACGGCATCGCTTCTGCGGAGGTGCCTGAGGCTGGCTAGTTTAACTTCTGCGGGCGGGAGATCGCTTCTGCGGCGAgcttgtcgcacctgcgacccctttCACTTCTGCGACCCCCTCTTTGCTCCTGCGCATCCGCAGGTGCAGTCACCTTGCCGCTTCTGCGAAAACTGGGCAGCCTGGGCTGCGCCTCTTCTGCGGTCCATGGCTTGCTTCTGCgagttcgcacctgcggctagccctccgcaggtgcgattacaccagaaaccTGGTGCTTCAGCTCTTCTTGCAAGTCCAAACTTGGTCTGTGCCTAGTCCGATTGACACCCGAGGCCCcgcccaaatataccaacaagtttgaaatcataaaacgaactcACTTGAACCCTCgaaacgcgtaaaacaacatcaaaactaagaatcacaccctaaaccaattcgaatcaacttatgaacttaaagttcttccaacttactccgaatgcgccgaaacatacttagactactcggaacgacacaaaattttgcatgcaagtcttaaatcccCATACAGAACTATTTCCGGTCTCAAAATTCCAATTGGACCTCGATAATaccaaaacctacttcaaaccaaatttaaagaactttaaaaccttcaaagagtCAACTTTCAttattaggcgccgaaatgctcccgagttgtccaaaacccaatccgaatatacgcccaagtccgaaatcatcatacgaacctattgaaatcgTTAAATCTtgattccgaagtcgtttactcaaaatattgaccgaagtcaaacttaaccttttaaagccaaaccatggaaccaagtgttccgatttcaacccgaacccttcccaatcccgaactaaccattcccgcaagttataaaacagtaaaagcacatacggggagtcttatttgaGGGAACGTGATTCTAAAGAGTAaaataactggtcgggtcgttgcaTTTAATATCTCTATTACTACAACTTATAGCtgggtaatatgtatgtgaaatgCTACTTACTTTATTCTCTAGTTTGTACTATACAAATAAAAGAATTccacaataaagtagaagtttattgatataaaaatctatatcataataaacttggagtttattgataattgcacgcGTCATgatgtaaacctgaagtttatcaaCATTGATAACTTATccagttggcataattggtttagccatattaatttaagtatgatgtacaaaaataaaagagaattcacatgggtagaTATCAAAGAACTaaaaagttctttacgaattctcttatgttacttgttctcattaattaatagaccaaataaaattgggattgaatcccataaaTGCTGAAAATATCATATGTGAATACGGGttcattcacctgccatgtataccatataagatgcatctatgatatAGTTACATTTGAGATTATTATTAACTCGCAATCTggtgtttgcgaggtaacttggTCAACaatttaatttcgagcataatttttatattttctattcaagacagtTTATCTTAATAAGTTGGTTTagtaaaataatttattgagtgccttcACTTATTAGTTAAACTATTgattatgagaacaaagttatctatatcagtttgatatacgttatatgcgaaagtatattacattgtCCCCTCACAAGTGATTCAAGATCAGGAACCAAATAActccatcttattattattgatgtgcgatatatattttgattaacaccataacgcaCAAAGGTGGGTTTTCAAAGTTGAGGAAGTAAGTTAGTtcttctaacatgagggggagatgggataaacagttgagaaaaaattacgtggaatgaattatcatttgtacatctagatcctcgaataagataatatcaacctgaagttcataaaaagataattcatctgcaatatattCCAAAGCATGCCAggcgcatttgctgacccaaaggaAGTAATTATATTCTCACTACAAATGCTCAtattagaataagtcctagaaggacaaagtcaaTGGTACGCTTAAAAcatatagacaaatcggtttcaaataaaattcttgataaagaagatgagcaaatgatcaaaatgatcataataaggaggcaaatgatctagaagatcacatgacataacacttcataaaatttCAGGAGAGGTTCAGGTACCTAAAAATATCAATGAAgtgatctctatgttatgtctttatgaaagaAGGGAGGtaggaaccgatataaaatgttcgtcgatTACATCTATGATAATGCTAAATATATATGAGCATCTTAAGTCCGGAGAaacaattcaagtagaattgGTTTTATATGAAAGATATGTAGTTTTAAACCTgcagttcaaacacttgaaagtataaagccaatagtgtgtgcaatcacttttatctatcttatatgtctagcatgtcatgaaaacttgatatgcatctaaagtctatttatatggcttatattacttaacttatatgacaatccctgaaggatttaaatcgCTTAAAGCATCTAcaattcttggtcctgaagtaccacatcctaagtgcaatttgtgcacatatgtatcttgctataactataagcatgataatgtaaTAGCGAGAATTTTACCTCTATGGGGATATTGGAAAGGGCATTCCACGACATTATATGAAGACATTACACatctatcaagaatgatgatttcaaggtgcaacatattcattcaagttaatatggctgattttttcaccaaatctctaccgacgttaaccttcaagaagctagtgtacaagattgggatgcgaatgctcaaagatgtgaattgatgctctcatgaGGGGGGTtaatacgtgttgtactcttttccccttacaaggttttatcccactgggttttccttacatggtttttaatgagacaaccaaaagacgtatttctaaacatgcgtgcttcttttccttctctagaattttttttcccactgaattttattttagttaaggttttaatgaTGCACGTTATCTGTTGAACAGaaattcaagggggagtgttatgaatagaacTGTATTTAATGTGAatatctatattttagagagattttaggattTGTTACTTTGTGACTAAGTCACTTTTTTCCTATAAATAAAAAAGTTCTACTCCATTATaaatcatcccaaatcaataaaagTTCTCTCTACTTTTCTTGCAATacttttcttctccttttattattttataacacttgTAAATTTGAGCGGAAACAAATATATTACCATAGAATAAAGAACCcgaaaagcaataaaagaagtcCGAAAAATATAACGAATTTACCATTCTTACAAAGTGCCTTGTCTTTTGGATGCTTTTGTCCATTTCATAAGTTCCCCAACGGTTACAAGTACACAAGACTACAAATAGAACAACAATTGTACGTGTCTCATAAACACGCATTCTCATTGCATGCAATCGCCGCATGTTTCGCCCTTATAACACTTGACATCCCTTCCTAAAACACGTGCCCCCTTCTCTCCTGACCTTTCCCTTCTATATAATCCAACTCCGTAAATCTCACAATCCCCATATTCAATTCACCTCCATTTGGGAAGAAaaagattctgaaaattttctaCAAATTCATCAAGTATGGCAGATTACTATGGGCAGCAACATACtcagcaccagcaccagcagctcAATCCAGTGCAACAGCCTAGATCTCACCAGATGGTGAAGGCTGCTACTGCTGTCACTGCTGGCGGTTCACTTCTTGTTCTTTCCGGCCTAACTTTAGCCGGAACGGTGATTGCGCTTACTGTTGCCACCCCTTTGCTTGTGATTTTTAGCCCAGTGATTGTTCCTGctgttattactattttcatgTTGGTCTCAGGGTTCTTGGCTTCGGGCGGATTTGGGGTGGCGGCGATAAGCGTTTTATCATGGATTTATAGGTACGTGACCGGAAAGCGCCCGCCCGGTGCGGACCAGTTGGAGCATGCAAGGCACAGGTTGGCTACTAAGGCTGGGGAGATGAAAGACAGGGCTCAGGAGTTTGGGCAGCAACATGTCACTGGGACCCAGCAGGGTTGAGGTCTGGGCTTAATTTGCATGTATGGAGTAGTACCGGGTCTCTGTGTTTATATGGTGTAATCTACTGAAGTTGGGAATCATGGTGCTGCTGTATTAGTTTACATAAATTTCATTAGTTTATTCCATTTCTGCATCTTTCTTCTTGTATTCTGTTGGAGAAGTTTGTTAAATTGCTTGTTTATGTTGCTAAAGGGCTCTTGTCTTTACCGAGTCCGCATTATTGTAATAGTCTCTTGTTATTCCGAACGGCCGAAATAAATGGAGATTGATGTTGTAATTAGTCTTGTGTTCAACAAACTTTAAATGCTTAATTATCTGGTCTCAAGTGTCTAATAAAATTAAACTACGCAAAACTATATATTCCCTTATGTCTAGCGAAAAGTGTTCAAAATTTCTAGGTCATGAAGCGGCGAATAGGACAAAAACGCGTATATCTAGCAAAAAATGTTCAAAATTTTCTAGGTCCAGTGGCGGCAATTgggaacatatatatatatataatactgtAATTCCTTATGTCAAGCAAAAAAGGTTCAAAACTTTTAGGTTGGATCGAATGATAAGGATTCGTCGACTTATATCACAATTCATTTGAATTACTAGGAAATTTAGATGGACCAAATTTAATGTCCGTGATTTGTATTTATTTGGTAAACTTTTATCGTACTGAACCCAGATCGGGCTGCACGTAGCAacaatgtgtgtgtgtatatatatatatatatatatatatatatatatatatatatatataatcgtatataattaaatataatttatgtatagtAAAGATCCCGATGAACACAACAACTAGAAGACAACTATAATGCTTACGCCGGACGTTAATTCTTTCCTGGGGGACAGATCTTGTTAATTAACCCCCTTACTTGTGCAGTACAGGACATCTTGTGCAATTATTTAATTTCCgtatgataatttaattatgtCAAAATGCTTCATTTGATATGTACTGAAAATCCATTCCAAAAACTGATATTTATTGAATCCACCAGAAAACATGAGAAGAATCACTATAAATCAACTATATATTGAAGGACATGACTTCCAATAATTCAATAGCCGCAAACTTCTATTCTCTTTACCTCAATAAATAAAGTATAAATAAAGCAAACCAAAAAGTAGCTAGGCAAAAGAACGACCCAAAAATTGCCCAACTATTGTAAAGAATTACTTCAAAAATAAACTCAAAGAGCTCCAATACTGATGTTTAAACCATCGTTATTTGTCACTGGAGTTGAATGCCCTGGCTGAGATTGAACTTGAGAAGAAGGAGGTGGGTGTGACAATAGACCAGCAGTAGGTGGCCGTGCCACAAAAGGTGCAAATCGGTAATTTAAAAGATGGTTTTGATTAGGTGGGAAATTGAATACGGGAACCCACGAGACCGTAGGTGCTATTACTTTGGCTGCTGTAAGGCCCCTGGGTACTCCCATCTGTATACACAAGACAACGTTAGAACATATTAGACAAGTGTCGTATGTGTCCATCTATTGTCACAATTTCTTAAGTTGTATTTGTCGGTTCTCaaggttttttatttttattttttttggtaagaGGGAAAAACCCGTAGCCGCTACAATCTCTGCCACAGCCTCTACCTTTCGGATGAGCACTTTATGGTGAACACTTTGTGCGCACTGGATAAATCTCCCCCTGTGTAATAACCTGCAAATCACACAGGGGATGTAAACCGCACTAGGCAAGCACTGTGCGACAGGCTCAACCCAGAAGGTATTGAGGGGACATTCAATCCCAGGTCATCCATATGGATGACCACCCTCCAAACCAACTAAGGGGCCCGAAGGGTTTTACTTTCTACTCCAAATTGGTATTCTATTTGTACATTTTTTTCTATTGTGTACTATAAGAGAAGTTTTTTGTGAAAGTGTCGTCTTGACACCACTTGCTAGATGGTGTTTTCGCCATTGGATTAGAATAGTTCATTTGTGTATTGTCCCAATGGCTAGTGATATCAACATTAAGAGCTTACTCTCAACTTTCTATTCATTTCCTTTATCAACAAAAAGGAATTTTCTTTTCCAAAGTATATGGGCCAAGAATTTTGTAATTAAGGAACTCGCTTCTTACCATATAAGGCATATGGCGTATGTCAGGGACTCCAAAGGGTCTAGTCATGGGTGAAAGTGGGGGTCTTTCACGGCTTGCACAAGGAGCAGCTTTGCTAGCCTGCACATAATTGTTGCATTGTTACGACTATGAGTTTAAATTATATATGCTAAAGTTCAAAAATGTTGTtgggtgcgtgtcggatcctccaaatttagtgtatttttggaggatctgacATGGGTGCGATAACACTTTTGGAGAGTCCGAGTAACATAGCTAAAATTGACACTAGTATAAAAAAACTTTTTAGTTATTCTAGATAATTTTATCCATATGAGGAGTATACTTTATCTGTAATTTGGACATCAATTAGACCTGCAGCTTAATAACTTACCTGTCCTTTAATTTGGCAAGTGTCGAACAGTTGCTCCAATGGGGCACTCGCCTGAATAAACATAGCCATTTTAATTAATAAGATAATCATATGTAACATTTGTTATTTTATGTGGCATCGAGCTTATAGACTTACCTCTTTCGGGACTTCAGGAGCCATGTTTGAGATAGAAAGTGAAGATGAAGAAGCTTTAGAAGGAATCTGTGAATTCTACAAATACCTGTCAGTTTAATAGaacagaaaagaaagcaaaaataaataaaaaggaggagaatataaaaatatttaccgAATCTTTTAGATTCACATCAAACACACTAGGACGACGTTTTTTCTTATCATTTGAAGCCATTCTGATAAAATACTTTTGGGCATGGCTAGCCACCTGAGATGGAGTCCTTGTAGGGACATAACTTTTGGAAATTCCTCTCCAATCACCTTTTCCAAGCTTTTCTAAACCAATTAAGAAAGATCTGTGCTCTTCCTCTGTCCATGATGTTCCtgggaaaaataaaattaataagacTATCATTCATAAGAATTCTGGCTCACACAAAGGAAAGCCTATGGCATCTAAGCAAGACGCCCTGGAATGATGACACTCGCCCAACATAACATTCGACTTAGACACAAATtaaaaatatactatataagatAAAGAAATGATGATCAAGATTTGACAAACCTTTTTTTCTATTTATGGAGGAATGAATGGGGCCATCGGAAAGATAGCCAGCGTCAACGACGGCGTTGTGGTCATGAATTTCAAGATTACCAAGACTTTTGCTCCTCCTTATGGCCGATTCATGATCTA
The sequence above is drawn from the Nicotiana tabacum cultivar K326 chromosome 13, ASM71507v2, whole genome shotgun sequence genome and encodes:
- the LOC107779096 gene encoding oleosin Cor a 13-like, coding for MADYYGQQHTQHQHQQLNPVQQPRSHQMVKAATAVTAGGSLLVLSGLTLAGTVIALTVATPLLVIFSPVIVPAVITIFMLVSGFLASGGFGVAAISVLSWIYRYVTGKRPPGADQLEHARHRLATKAGEMKDRAQEFGQQHVTGTQQG
- the LOC107779097 gene encoding uncharacterized protein LOC107779097 isoform X1, which translates into the protein MTKDARKCSHCGQNGHNSRTCNYNSKGIKLFGVRIDDTNNSHHVDTKMKMKIVDHESAIRRSKSLGNLEIHDHNAVVDAGYLSDGPIHSSINRKKGTSWTEEEHRSFLIGLEKLGKGDWRGISKSYVPTRTPSQVASHAQKYFIRMASNDKKKRRPSVFDVNLKDSNSQIPSKASSSSLSISNMAPEVPKEASAPLEQLFDTCQIKGQASKAAPCASRERPPLSPMTRPFGVPDIRHMPYMMGVPRGLTAAKVIAPTVSWVPVFNFPPNQNHLLNYRFAPFVARPPTAGLLSHPPPSSQVQSQPGHSTPVTNNDGLNISIGAL
- the LOC107779097 gene encoding uncharacterized protein LOC107779097 isoform X2, giving the protein MTKDARKCSHCGQNGHNSRTCNYNSKGIKLFGVRIDDTNNSHHVDTKMKMKIVDHESAIRRSKSLGNLEIHDHNAVVDAGYLSDGPIHSSINRKKGTSWTEEEHRSFLIGLEKLGKGDWRGISKSYVPTRTPSQVASHAQKYFIRMASNDKKKRRPSVFDVNLKDSIPSKASSSSLSISNMAPEVPKEASAPLEQLFDTCQIKGQASKAAPCASRERPPLSPMTRPFGVPDIRHMPYMMGVPRGLTAAKVIAPTVSWVPVFNFPPNQNHLLNYRFAPFVARPPTAGLLSHPPPSSQVQSQPGHSTPVTNNDGLNISIGAL